The window TTACGATAATCAATACAAAGACGGACCTCTCCATTCTTCTTTTTAACCACCACAATCGGTGAAGCATAAGGGGACTCTGATTCACGGATTACTCCTGCATCAAGGAGTGCTTGCAAGTGCTTCCTCACAGCTTCATAATCATTTGGGTGGATTGGCCTGGACTTTTGCTTAAAGGGTGCTTCGTCCTTTAAGTTTATGTGATGTGTGACTTTAGATACATGTCCAAGATCCAAATCATGCTGGGCAAAAACATCAGCATAGGCACTTAGACGCTGGGTAACCCTCTCTTTCCACTCCTGCGGGAGGGGAGAATTGCCAAAGTCAAATGTCAAATCTGGGTGAGCAGGTTCATCAACTGGCTGTGCAGTAACATTACAACATTTCACAGTGTCATCATTTTTGGTTGAAATGGGTGATTCGTCATATATCTTTGCAGGACTATGGAGCTCTGCAATGACACATCTAGAAGGCAGTGTTACGTCATGCTCAGTTTCATTTCTCACCCATATAGGTAACCTATGAGGATGCTTCTTGGGCAAAGTGACAAGACAGCACTCCACAAAAATTCCCCCTGGTAAGGTGGATGTCGTTGGCTGTTCAACAATGGCACATTCACCAGCACTGCTGGATCTGACACAGCCTTCAAGGAGGACCCTCCCTTGAGCTGGTACTACGTGTTGCACCTTGCCCTTAAGAGTTACAAAGCCATCGTTTCCGGCTAGGTTTATCTCTCTCCTGACCTTGAGTGTACGGAGGATCTGCCTGTAGCCATAGACCGACGACAAATCATTGGGATCTTTACCTTGACAATATTCGTCGTACAGAACATCAAGTGCATTTGTCCCAATCAGCACAGGCAAGTCACAGTTAGAGCGTAAGTCAGGTACTACTAAAGCAAGGCTAGAAACCTCAGGCTCAGTTTCAATAAAGCTTTTTGGAAACTTAAGGCTGATGGGTATGTATCCCAAGTAAGGAACATTTTGGCCACTAGCAGCCTCAACATCCAGGCCACTGATAGGCTGAATGGGATGTTCTGAAAGATTGGTGTTGTAAAATGAAGCGGACACTGTGGTCACTTGAGACCCAGTGTCAAGGAGACAACTGCAATTGACTCCCGACACGGTAACATTTGCTGTACATTTCTGTCCTACAAGTCCCTTGGGTAACCTAATCTGGGGTCGTGCTGCACGAGAGAGAGAAGATACTTTGCTCTGAGGTTCCGGTTTGGGACGTTCATGATTACTTTCAGTTCCTGGTAGTCCCTCCCCAGAAACTGATTTTAGTTTAAAGCTGACATATTCTGTTCCTCCCAGACTTGTAGTTTTTGGTTGAACTCCTTACGTTTCATTTCAACTAGTTCAGGGTTTGGTTCATTGCTGCAAGAGGGAGCAATATGACCATCCTCGCCGCACCTGAAGCAGTACCATGGGCGTGGCTTCTTAGTGGGCTTAGTCTCACTTGGGTCAGATTTCTCTTTAGGAAGAATCTTGAACTTAGGTTTGGTTTTCTTATTTGGCTTGTCAGAGTTCTGGCTTGAACTGTCAATAGCTGATGCTTTCAGTGAAGCCACTTGGGCTTGTAGCTTTGCAAGTTTCCTTTCTAACTTATGTGCATCAAAAGGCACTAGCCTATCATTAACAGCTGATACGTCTGTATCATCAGTGACATACTCTCCTACTTCAAGGGAGTTCAAATGTGCCTTAGGTTTAGAAATGCCTAAGTGCTGTTTCATTCGGCTGGACTTTGCCGCTTGCCGGTCCTCCTCAGTACGTAGCATGAGGAGCAACTCTGGAAATGAAGGTGGCTTGTCCTTCTTCTGCTCAAGCTGCAAGGTTGTGATCAAGCTGTTGTTCCAGCAACCTCTACAAAACTGTTTAAGCAGTTGGCGATCTGAATCATCTGTAGTGATGCCACCTCTTTTAATGACTTTACTCAGGGTTATCTGCAACCGCTGTAAATAGGCAGAAGGCTTTTCACCTGAGTTCTGGTTTGTGCTCAGGAATTTGGCAAAAAGCTCATCCCCATCATCAACAGTACCATACGCTGAGTCAAGAAGGCTGAGATAGTCATGGGGAGAAGCGTTATGACCAAGGTGCTTTACAATGTTAGCAGCTGGTGGAAGAAGGCTCTCAACTATTTTCCTTACCATATGTTTGTCAGATATGGTACAATCTATGAGGTGGAATTCAACATTGTTGCACCACGTATCATAATCAGCTTCGAAAGTAGAGCAAGGGGTTTTCCCCGAGAAGGGCCTGAGCTTTGCATGACCTTGAGAAGGCATTTCATTGTTCTTAATAACATGCTCAACTACTACTCTCTGTACTTCAGGTGTAGTGAGCTGTTCAGGTGGTAAGTAGATAGTGGTTTTTCTGTGCGAGGGAGTCACTTCTACACTTGGAGAGGATGAGTGAGAGTCATGCTCAGGCAAGTGGGTTAAATCACTGCCCAGTTTAAGAGAACTTTGATGCTCTATGATGGCTGGCTCATCTTGGTCTGTGTCACTAGTGAGCTGCAGATTCTGATTAGGCACTGTTACATTTGGTCCAACTGCGGGATCACTCTCAGTGGACTTCTTCATTCTGGCCAGCTCATCTAGTAAAACCTTCTCAAAATCTGCACCACTCAGTTTAGCAAGCCCTTTCAGTTCAGTTAGGTAAGAATGGGTTAAACATGAACCCCTGTCTGCAGCATACAGCGCAGACAGAAGCTGGATATGATGGACAACACTTGGGTTACGGCTTTGTCTTTTGCAAGGGAAGCTATCCTTAAGGAACTGGACTGGTTCACCTGATTGGAACTCCACAATGGCtgtgtttttaaactgtgcCTCTGTGCTAGTTACTTTGATTACTCTTCCAATAGAACCAAACTGCCCTAAGTAATCAATAACCTCATTGTCAACCTCATCGCCTGTTAACCCTCCTACTAGGACAGAGTTAGGTACTTTGACACCTTCACTTTGGATTACATCCATGTTGTCTTATTGCTCCAACCCAGAATGTCATGGACAATTGTAATGATTCGACCCAAAAGGCATGAAAGCACCAGTTGCTcaacttccaaaataaaaggaattaaacctcctggctggctcgccacgTTTTGTGTAGCGCCTCTACTCAGGACCAGTACACTCTCACTTCAAATAGAGACCCTAGACATCTTTCTAGGTTCAGGAGGAGGTTTTGTTTTGGAGACTCACAAAAGGAGTTGGCTTGGAAGTGAATAACTGGGACCTTTATTGCCTCAGTACCATTTATACACATATACAACACAATAACCCAAATTGCACGCTAATAGTGCATTTTTAAAGGTGAAtacatgtaaaacaaaacaaaataaagacatttaaatgGAAGATTTATACTGAACAGTATCAGAGCTCTTGGgaatgaatgaaacagattAAAGTGTTCCTGTTGTGAAGTTTGAATTGTCCAGTCTGAATTGTCCTTTAAAGTCGTTGAAAACCCAAACAGGTGTACTGTAGGGGAATTGTCAGTGTGCAAACCCTATTATCCGGGTAGGAAAAGTAGTGCATAGGGCTTATCTGTAATCCAGGGTTGCTTGAATCAGTTTCTCAGGCAAATCCCACAATCCGATCGCATGGCTGGCCACACCATTTCACGATCATCCAGGATCTCATTTGGGCTGTTCTCGCCGTCAGTGGTTCTCCAGAATCCTTCTAGTAGTTCAAAAAAACCAATCTACACAAACAGTGCAGAACAATCAATTTCTTTTCCCATTTTGTGTTCTTAACATGAGCTCATTAACTTCTTTTCCAAATGTATTAATCACAAATGGCATTCCCTTTAGCTTTACCAAGTTACAAGAGTTACAGTAACTTGTTTGTACCAGTATCAACAATTTTATCAAAATTATATCACAACAAAGAACATCAGCAGCTTAAACAGTAATGTAAACAGTCATAGCAATGAAAGTGACATTCATCCTTAAGGCTTACAAGAAAATGTAACTTAATTCAGTGCAAATACTATTAAACTTGAAATATGCTCATATCTATTAAGACATAACCATTCTAATATAAACAGAGCTATTGCTTCTACTTGAATACCTCCCCGATCGGAATATGGCTTCAGCGGGGTGGGGTGGCTAACAGCTATTAGCAGCTAGCATCGCATCTAGCATCGGCATCGTTTAGCTCAAAGCATTCAACACTTATAACACACTGTAAAGAACAACAGGAGAAGTGAAACAACACGCCAGATTCTCATAGCTCCCGATTGGTTTTTGTTCAAAGGTTTCTGAGCTGAATCGGCTAGTGAAATACATTATCTAACTTAACAGGTAGCTAACGAAAGCACGTGACTCACCGGGATTTTCAGACACAAATAACTTGACAGACGTTATTCCCTTTGTGGTCAGAGTTCGGGGCCTAATAAAAGAGTACCTTATTAGCATTTATACGTAAAACAATCTGGTCTCATTAACCGGGTTGCAGTATTGCATACCAAGATACTTTTTCCATGCGCTCCGACACGTACTTGACCGCCATCAGAGGGAAGATCTCACAGGAAGAGAGAGGTAATACTTCCTGCGCACTAGACGCAAGGTCGTCAGAACACAAGACTGCATCACAGCGCCCCCTTGTGACAATAACAGGCTATAGCCTTAGATTACAAAAAGGGATTTTGCAGCCCTGTATTTCACATGGGTTACAAAAGGCTAAAGTGTGTAGAATGATGTCAATAATCTCATAGCCCGAGGAAAGAAACCTCTCTGAAATCTGGTGATGCAGCAGCACAACCTACTGCATCCGCTTGCCAGATGGCAGGAGGGTGAACATGCTGTGGCCCGGATGGGTATTGTCTTTTAGTGTCCTTTGGGCTCTCTGCAGACGCCTCTCCTTGGTGTCGGTGATATTCTGTGCACTGTTAATCACCTGCTGCAGAGCTTTGCACCATGCACATCCCATCCCAGTTTATAATGTTTCGAGTTAGGATGCTCAATAACTTCACACTGAAGTTTAGCCTTCTTTAGTGCAGAACAGGGCTTGAAAGAATATCTCTGACCTTAGACTTTTAATGTTTTGGCTGGAAAAAATCTTTGTTTTAATTGGATGAATGAGAGGAAAGATAGATTTTTTTCCGCATATACAGCAGGCATCTTCACTTGATCACTCCCATTACCTGAACCATCTTTAAAGATTAAAGATCTCATGAGATTAGAGTGCTTTAACAAGGCATTGATCAGCATATCTCTAGCATACATAACATCGGCTAGTACATCTGTGTGCCCTGTGCATGTTAACTAAGGTGTCTCTTGCTCTTTAAACCAACACAAAAGGTGCTGTTAACTCTCTGAGCCCCAAACACAACCCCTATGTTTTGGAAGCAAAAAGGACCAGTAGTTTTTGATGCATGTTAGTTACAAGGattagtcttttttctttttttaaagaatacaTTTCAGATCTTTCTAAATGAGAAAGACTGGCTCCTCAATTGCTTAATCTCCTCTATTAGTAACAAATCACAGCAAAGTAAGAAGTCCTGGGTTTTTTCACCGAGTGTTTTTGAGTTGTGGACTTGGTATTGTTCCTGAGCTTTCTTTTATGACTTCTACAGATCAGGTTTGGTGTTTTTATGGTAATCTTGCATTCTGTGATTTATCTTTTGTCTCGTTACCCTGATTCAGTTTAGGCGTGTCACATTCCCCATTAACTACCAGTGTCTGTGTCATGCTGTACCGCTGGTCCATTTGTGCCCTGAAATCATTCTAAACATGACACAGAAACTTGGATTGACAACCTTACCTTTATCCCTTTAAATTTTTAAGGTTTCAGAATATGAAGCCGTGTGTTTGTCATGTAAATAAGAGTTTTTGTTTAAACGTATGCGTGAGCACTGTGACACAGTAGTGATGTGTGCAGtaggagtgacagatgggttCAAGGTGGAGGTGGGATCACACCAAGGGTTGACTCTAAGAACCTTTCTGTCGGCAATGCTGATCAGCAGGCTGACAGATACGATCAGGCAAGAGCCTGCATGAGCTATATGTTTGCAGGTGATATTGGGATCTGTAGTGAAAGTGGAGCtcctggagaggtggagaaaaGAGGAATGAAAAGTCAGCAGGAGCAAGACAGAAAAAATCtgtgtgaatgagagagagGAAAGTGAAATGATGGGGATGCAGGAAGCTGGGGTATGAAGTTGGTTAAGTTTAAGTCCTTCAGCTTAACCGTCCAAAGAACGAGGGTGCAGGTGAGAAGTAAAAAAGCGCAGACAGCATAGGATCAGTGAAACCATCGTATTGTTACACATATATAAGTTAGGTCCTGTGATGAAGTCTGTTTAAAATCTTAATGATGATGGGTGTTAGAGTGAGCGAACCCTGGATAATCCTCCTTTTTGTTTGGAAAGATGACCAAAATTTACTAAAGTAACTTCATGTTATTTGACATGAAACTCATGACTAAACCAGTAAAGTCATCTGGAGCATAATTACTGAGGTCAGAGAGCAAAACAAATTATAAAACCAGACGTCTTTTGGC of the Maylandia zebra isolate NMK-2024a linkage group LG10, Mzebra_GT3a, whole genome shotgun sequence genome contains:
- the LOC112435455 gene encoding zinc finger CCHC domain-containing protein 12-like translates to MDVIQSEGVKVPNSVLVGGLTGDEVDNEVIDYLGQFGSIGRVIKVTSTEAQFKNTAIVEFQSGEPVQFLKDSFPCKRQSRNPSVVHHIQLLSALYAADRGSCLTHSYLTELKGLAKLSGADFEKVLLDELARMKKSTESDPAVGPNVTVPNQNLQLTSDTDQDEPAIIEHQSSLKLGSDLTHLPEHDSHSSSPSVEVTPSHRKTTIYLPPEQLTTPEVQRVVVEHVIKNNEMPSQGHAKLRPFSGKTPCSTFEADYDTWCNNVEFHLIDCTISDKHMVRKIVESLLPPAANIVKHLGHNASPHDYLSLLDSAYGTVDDGDELFAKFLSTNQNSGEKPSAYLQRLQITLSKVIKRGGITTDDSDRQLLKQFCRGCWNNSLITTLQLEQKKDKPPSFPELLLMLRTEEDRQAAKSSRMKQHLGISKPKAHLNSLEVGEYVTDDTDVSAVNDRLVPFDAHKLERKLAKLQAQVASLKASAIDSSSQNSDKPNKKTKPKFKILPKEKSDPSETKPTKKPRPWYCFRCGEDGHIAPSCSNEPNPELVEMKRKEFNQKLQVWEEQNMSALN